GACGACCGGATCGGCCGGATCACCGTCGACGGTGAGCTCACCGCGTTCGAATTGGCCGAGGACAGTGCACCGTTCGGCATCGCCGCCGGGCCCGACGGTGCGTTGTGGTTCACCGCGATGACCTCGGGTGAGGTCTGCCGGATCAGTGTGGACGGTGAGGTGACGAGTGCGGCCGTGGTCGGTGGCATGCCCTCGATGATCACCGCGGGGCCCGACGGTGCCATGTGGTTCACGATCAACCAGGGCAATGCGATCGGCAGACTCGAAACCGACGGCACCTTGACGGTGCGCGAACTGCCCACGCCCGCAGCCGGTCCGGTGGGGATCACCGCATCGCACGACGACGCGGTGTGGTTCACCGAGATCGGGGCCGACCAACTCGGCCGCATCCCGCTCGACGACGCGATCCAGGAACTCGAGCTTCCCGGCAAGCCCCACGCCGTGATCGCCGACCCGGACGACGGCGTGTGGGTGAGCCTGTGGGGCGCCGATCAACTGGCACGGGTCAGCGGTGACGGTGACGTGGTGACGATCGATCTGCCCTCCGGCAGCGAACCGCACGGCCTCGCGATCGGTCCGGACGGCGCGGCCTGGGTGGCGCTGGAAGCCGGGTTCGTGCTGCGCATGCCGACCTGACTTGCGGACCGTCAGGCGAACCGTCTGAGGCAGCGGTCCACGTCGCCGAGGATGCCCACCCGGAACGCGTCGATGCGCGAGAACCCCGACGGCACCGAGTCGCCGTTGACGTCGCCTGCCACCAGCCCGGTGGTGAGGATGCCCGAGATGGCCTCGTCGACGTCGCCCGCCGTCAGCACGATCGTGTTGCCGTCGGGTGTGGTGACCGGCTGACTCAGCTTGGCGGTCGCCACACCCGTCAGGCATGCGGTGCGCAGCGCGGCCTGCGCGTTGTCGAGCACCAGGCCCCGCTCGTGCTGCAGCGCCACCATGTACCGCGAGATCAGCAGTGAGTAGGCGCTGTTGTCACCGAGCGCCAGGGCACCCACCTGGCCCTCCTCCGGCTTGAACCCGACGGTTTCCAACTCGTCGAGGTCGACGACGATCGTGTTGGTGGCCGGGCAGTACGACGTGGGCGGGCTCGGCCTGGCGTCCGGGCAGTCGTCGGCGTCGCGCGCCGCGAAGCTCAGGCGCGGCGGGTTCTCCGGTTCGAACACGACGTTGAGTGCGTCGACCATCGAGCGCACCGACTGTTCGGTGATCGGCAGTTCGCCGGTCTGGTCCTCCGGCAGCAGCACCGGGAGGTCGCCGCGGCGCTGGCTGATCTCCTTGACGTCGATCGCCGCGCACGCCGCCGCGCCGTCGGTGAAACCGAACTGGAACGCCGAGATCCGCTCGAACGCCGAGCCGTGCTCGTCGACCCCGAGTTGCGCGTCGTTCTCGGTGAGCAGCGGGTCGCGGAACGCGATCACCGCGGCGAGCAGATTGTTCAGGCCGTCGCCGGTACCGAGCGTGAAACGCGGCGAATTGCCTTCGGCCACCCAGCGCATGTACGTCCCGGCCAGGCAGTCCGCCTGCTGTTCGGACACCAGGGTGGGGGTGTTACGCCGAACGAGTTTGGCCTGCTGCTGGATCGCGTGACCGTATTCGTGGGCGAGCACCATCACCACACCCATGTCGCCGTTCTGCTTGCGCAGCGTCGGCAACAGCACGCCGCGGTCCCAGCCGATCGTGCGATCCGGTTTGCAGTACGCGGCGTTCACCAGACCGAAGGTGCTCAGCCCGCAGAACTCGCCGTCGAAACTCTCGGCGTCCCAGGAGATCAGCTCTTTGACCGGCGTGAAATCGCCCTCGAACGTCTCGCCGTACGCGGCGGACCAGAACTCCTCGATGTCGCTGATCGCGCTCGCGGCCAGCTCGTCGATCTTGCCGCCGTCGGAGTCCTCGACCTCGCGCGTCGGTTCGGCCGCATCGGGCCGCAAACCGCTGGGGCCCTCGGTCGCGGGCATACCGGCAACCGAGAACGGATCGGCGAAGACCGACACCGCGCTGCCATCGACGATCGTCGAGCAGGCGGCGAGCGGCACCACGGCACAGGC
This genomic window from Mycolicibacterium goodii contains:
- a CDS encoding Vgb family protein, with translation MSKALKVGLDGGPYALAAGPDGAMWVTLVHSGEIARVTDSGAVTVYPIAPQARPSIITAGPDGAMWFTRAGDDRIGRITVDGELTAFELAEDSAPFGIAAGPDGALWFTAMTSGEVCRISVDGEVTSAAVVGGMPSMITAGPDGAMWFTINQGNAIGRLETDGTLTVRELPTPAAGPVGITASHDDAVWFTEIGADQLGRIPLDDAIQELELPGKPHAVIADPDDGVWVSLWGADQLARVSGDGDVVTIDLPSGSEPHGLAIGPDGAAWVALEAGFVLRMPT
- a CDS encoding neutral zinc metallopeptidase translates to MSRRHLLGALIAACAVVPLAACSTIVDGSAVSVFADPFSVAGMPATEGPSGLRPDAAEPTREVEDSDGGKIDELAASAISDIEEFWSAAYGETFEGDFTPVKELISWDAESFDGEFCGLSTFGLVNAAYCKPDRTIGWDRGVLLPTLRKQNGDMGVVMVLAHEYGHAIQQQAKLVRRNTPTLVSEQQADCLAGTYMRWVAEGNSPRFTLGTGDGLNNLLAAVIAFRDPLLTENDAQLGVDEHGSAFERISAFQFGFTDGAAACAAIDVKEISQRRGDLPVLLPEDQTGELPITEQSVRSMVDALNVVFEPENPPRLSFAARDADDCPDARPSPPTSYCPATNTIVVDLDELETVGFKPEEGQVGALALGDNSAYSLLISRYMVALQHERGLVLDNAQAALRTACLTGVATAKLSQPVTTPDGNTIVLTAGDVDEAISGILTTGLVAGDVNGDSVPSGFSRIDAFRVGILGDVDRCLRRFA